A stretch of Canis lupus baileyi chromosome 7, mCanLup2.hap1, whole genome shotgun sequence DNA encodes these proteins:
- the LOC140636297 gene encoding proline-rich protein 3-like yields the protein MPKRKKQNQQQPPPPQQPPLPERGETGDEEDGSPIALHRGPPGSRGPMILPLLSLPPPPRGRGPIRGGLGPRCGPYSRGWWGANTEPPFPGPGHGGPSRGGFQKSNPRRLKSWSLIKNTCPPKNGPQVMEDKSNRPVCRHFAKKGHCRYEDLCAFYHPGVSGPPL from the exons ATGCCCAAACGAAAGAAGCAGAATCAGCAGCAGCCGCCGCCACCACAACAGCCCCCGCTGCCAGAGCGGGGGGAGACTGGAGACGAGGAGGATGGGAGTCCCATCG CTCTTCACAGAGGTCCTCCAGGATCAAGGGGACCAATGATTCTaccactgctgagcctcccacctcctcccaggggCAGAGGCCCAATCCGGGGAGGCCTGGGCCCCAGGTGCGGCCCATATAGTCGTGGCTGGTGGGGGGCCAATACTGAACCTCCTTTTCCTGGACCAGGCCATGGGGGTCCTTCCAGAGGAGGATTTCAAAAGAGCAATCCCCGAAGGCTCAAAAGTTGGTCTCTTATCAAAAATACCTGCCCGCCCAAGAATGGCCCCCAAGTTATGGAAGACAAATCCAACCGCCCCGTCTGCCGACACTTTGCCAAAAAGGGCCACTGTCGATATGAGGACCTCTGTGCCTTCTACCACCCAGGCGTCAGTGGACCTCCTCTGTGA